A genome region from Akkermansiaceae bacterium includes the following:
- a CDS encoding alpha-ketoacid dehydrogenase subunit beta — MRTLTYREALREGLDEELARDENVVILGEEVAQYNGAYKVTQGLWEKWGDKRVVDTPISEAGFIGMGIGASMLGVRPVMELMFWSFHSVAFDQLVNNAACVRYMSGGLINVPIVVRGPANGGTNVGATHSHIPEGLFAAFPGLKVCAPATPADAKGLIKAAIRDNDPVYFMENTLLYGNSGEVPDPSEGDFVIPLGKADLKREGKDITLIAHGRSVLHCLEAAETLQKEHGISAEVLDLRSIRPLDVDAILTSVAKTHRVVLVDESKPFGGVSAMVSHLIQEHAFDELDAPIKRVCTIDAPAIYSPHIENEQLPNPKRIVEKVLTIV, encoded by the coding sequence ATGCGCACACTCACCTACCGCGAAGCCCTCCGTGAAGGACTTGATGAAGAACTCGCCCGCGACGAAAACGTTGTCATCCTGGGGGAGGAAGTCGCCCAATACAACGGCGCCTACAAGGTCACCCAGGGGCTTTGGGAAAAATGGGGCGACAAGCGCGTCGTCGATACCCCGATCTCCGAGGCGGGCTTCATCGGGATGGGCATCGGCGCGTCCATGCTCGGCGTCCGCCCGGTCATGGAGCTGATGTTCTGGTCCTTCCACTCGGTCGCCTTCGATCAGCTCGTCAACAACGCCGCCTGCGTCCGCTACATGTCCGGCGGCCTCATCAACGTGCCCATCGTCGTCCGCGGCCCGGCCAACGGCGGCACCAATGTCGGCGCGACCCACTCCCACATCCCGGAAGGCCTGTTCGCCGCGTTTCCCGGCCTCAAGGTCTGTGCACCGGCCACCCCCGCCGATGCGAAAGGCCTCATCAAGGCGGCGATCCGCGACAACGACCCGGTCTATTTCATGGAGAACACCCTCCTCTACGGAAACTCCGGTGAGGTGCCCGATCCCTCCGAGGGCGATTTCGTCATCCCGCTCGGGAAAGCCGATCTGAAGCGCGAGGGCAAGGATATCACCCTCATCGCCCACGGCCGCTCCGTCCTCCACTGCCTCGAAGCCGCCGAGACGCTCCAGAAAGAGCATGGCATCAGCGCCGAGGTGCTGGACCTCCGCTCCATCCGCCCGCTCGACGTCGATGCGATCCTCACCTCCGTCGCCAAGACCCACCGCGTGGTCCTCGTCGATGAATCAAAACCCTTCGGCGGCGTATCCGCGATGGTTTCCCATCTCATCCAGGAACACGCCTTCGATGAGCTCGATGCCCCGATCAAACGCGTCTGCACCATCGACGCTCCCGCGATCTACTCCCCACACATCGAGAACGAGCAGCTCCCGAACCCGAAGCGGATCGTCGAGAAGGTGCTTACGATCGTGTGA